From a region of the Haematobia irritans isolate KBUSLIRL chromosome 4, ASM5000362v1, whole genome shotgun sequence genome:
- the LOC142234175 gene encoding nucleolar protein 11, with the protein MTKFITYFNLCPIPEPKDFLGISPDKDEGNIITTLGKNIIIIIKISTQKQIRSWSVLEKLSSKVVYDRKSDKYVGVFGNKSLRCWDENTSDVNKCKKLKFQKYIVDLVSTKEDTFVLYSDGSCELLAAAIESRKEDITANIAQLSSNLCFSDLSVHFMVNGNPILTYFGRNNINGDYHLVRLALTPTDGVAEEPKKFKLVRENLNVNVAGAAVIEGDGIPMLLTIWSDKRIFLLPLGDDVYPERSPGNFVSLLTQLKVDSPLSVMGVSKHFVAIYGANHGQEGASLLLYNTQYKVVKTKQFFKVYFNFSKLWSVRDHIILAMGQNLSVVKYRVLKEVLSELVGTQICNDYQTPIEIEHINEEDLMEECLQYTTEIQTHYNENKSQKDNEKLPKFEEADGLTIPYVDPKDFDRELIALKQMNLHVDVLQDDTTDSVQISLMSNVNDKGFTCPEIRLIAQQLEHTGASEHEISEKLLTVLMKADIIQDIGVCLRRYTNISEKILSKTLNFILKKYAEENKNQMDVESSSDVEQEEEDAKLSRKPSEVRDILNVLLACSFDAENLELYIRQDVEYNEVVLLLHHLFIMLNSDEEFEERPSLWENSTEFEMQILRWFGVLLNSHFQKLALSKDMTLIELLFKWHALFQSYKREIVELQNVAALLYNVMEKKTCLKDKSSSKWYSIEEVYLF; encoded by the exons atgacaaagtttattACTTATTTCAATTTATGTCCCATACCGGAACCTAAAGATTTTCTGGGAATATCGCCGGACAAAGATGAAGGCAATATCATAACAACATTGGGTAAAAATATCATCATTATCATTAAG ATTTCTACACAAAAGCAAATTCGCAGTTGGTCTGTTTTGGAGAAGTTATCCTCAAAGGTGGTTTATGATAGGAAATCCGATAAATATGTGGGGGTATTCGGTAACAAATCTTTAAGATGCTGGGATGAAAATACCTCGGACGTCAATAAATGCAAGAAATTGAAG TTCCAGAAATACATTGTGGATCTGGTTAGCACCAAGGAAGATACATTTGTTCTTTATAGCGATGGATCATGTGAACTCTTGGCAGCGGCCATTGAATCACGCAAGGAAGATATAACCGCCAACATAGCTCAATTGTCATCGAATTTATGTTTCTCAGATCTTAGTGTACATTTCATGGTCAATGGCAATCCTATATTGACATATTTTGGGCGCAACAACATAAATGGGGATTATCATTTGGTTCGCTTAGCTTTGACTCCAACAGATGGTGTTGCTGAAgagcctaaaaaattcaaattggtaAGGGAGAACTTAAATGTCAATGTGGCTGGAGCTGCTGTTATTGAAGGTGATGGAATTCCAATGTTATTGACCATAT GGTCTGATAAGCGTATATTTCTTCTACCTCTTGGTGATGATGTCTATCCTGAGCGTTCTCcgggaaattttgtttcattattAACCCAACTTAAGGTTGATAGTCCCCTATCAGTTATGGGCGTTTCTAAGCATTTTGTTGCCATCTATGGTGCCAATCATGGTCAAGAAGGAGCCTCGCTATTACTTTACAACACTCAATATAAGGtggtgaaaacaaaacaatttttcaaagtttattttaacttcTCAAAACTGTGGTCTGTGAGGGACCATATAATTTTGGCTATGGGACAAAATCTATCAGTTGTCAAGTATAGAGTGCTCAAGGAAGTACTGTCAGAATTGGTGGGTACACAGATTTGCAATGATTATCAAACCCCCATAGAGATCGAGCACATCAACGAAGAGGATTTAATGGAGGAATGCCTACAATATACAACAGAAATACAAACCCAttacaatgaaaataaatctcaaaaagataatgaaaaactaccaaaattcgAAGAAGCAGATGGTTTGACCATACCCTATGTGGATCCTAAAGATTTCGATAGAGAACTAATAGCTTTAAAGCAAATGAATTTACATGTGGATGTATTGCAAGACGATACCACGGACAGTGTACAGATTtcattgatgtcaaacgttaatGATAAGGGGTTTACATGTCCAGAAATTCGACTGATAGCCCAACAATTGGAGCATACAGGTGCCAGTGAGCATGAGATTTCGGAAAAACTACTAACCGTTCTTATGAAGGCCGATATTATACAAGACATTGGTGTGTGTCTTAGACGCTATACAAATATAtccgagaaaattttatcaaaaactttgaattttatattgaaaaaatatgcagaagaaaataaaaatcaaatggaTGTGGAAAGTAGTAGTGATgtggaacaagaagaagaagatgcTAAACTTTCCAGAAAACCAAGTGAAGTAAGAGACATTCTAAATGTCCTATTGGCCTGTTCTTTCGATGCTGAAAATTTGGAATTGTATATTAGACAAGATGTCGAATATAACGAAGTTGTTTTATTACTTCATCACTTATTTATTATGTTAAACTCGGATGaagaatttgaagaacgtccatCTCTATGGGAGAATAGCACAGAATTTGAAATGCAAATTTTACGTTGGTTTGGTGTTCTACTCAATTCACATTTCCAAAAGTTGGCTCTATCCAAAGATATGACATTGATTGAGCTCCTCTTTAAATGGCATGCATTATTCCAATCGTATAAACGTGAAATTGTTGAGTTACAAAATGTTGCCGCTTTATTGTACAATGTAATGGAAAAGAAGACTTGTTTAAAAGATAAAAGCTCTTCGAAATGGTATTCCATTGAAGAGGTctatttattttga